A single genomic interval of Arthrobacter globiformis harbors:
- a CDS encoding glycosyltransferase 87 family protein — MSSEPGLRRRWPALAAVELVVLLTVLAAAFFVTSRLDVWGEKGLDFSVYWYGGKILNDAGVAPSGLYLPTVNWAGGPELPFTYPPFAALLFSLLAKLPQATALLLFNAAGVAVAGWVAALGVRYWNSKPSWRSTFSSPTVRSALNRLGAVVLFLAVLSLGPWRETLAFGQINILLLGLMTADLLARSPRWRNGLPGSGFLVGVAAGIKLTPLVFGLYFLVRKDWRGLLNMCAGFAFTVLLGWLLRPAESLSFWLEILPDTSRIGGAGYVDNLSIKGALLHFGVPANAVNVPWLLLSLLVVGLGAALIRTASSQGARVVAISATALTMLLISPVSWSHHWVWMAAVLPAFAWTLRQTPQRYRLQRGVMGAVLGVSTIVFLFSPKTIGTALGAENLDLQTPVLWIMASSTGVFCALAIMACWLVVLRRDAVAELPE; from the coding sequence ATGTCCTCCGAACCGGGGCTCCGCCGGCGCTGGCCCGCACTGGCCGCCGTCGAACTGGTGGTCCTTTTGACGGTGCTCGCCGCAGCCTTCTTTGTGACCTCCAGGCTGGACGTGTGGGGCGAGAAGGGCCTGGACTTCAGCGTCTACTGGTACGGCGGCAAGATCCTCAACGACGCCGGCGTGGCGCCGTCGGGCCTCTACCTGCCCACGGTCAATTGGGCCGGCGGCCCGGAACTGCCCTTCACTTATCCGCCGTTCGCGGCGCTGCTCTTCAGCCTGCTCGCGAAACTGCCACAGGCCACCGCGCTGCTGCTGTTCAACGCCGCCGGCGTGGCGGTGGCCGGCTGGGTGGCGGCGCTAGGCGTCCGCTACTGGAACAGCAAGCCCAGCTGGCGCAGCACCTTTTCCTCGCCGACCGTCCGGTCCGCACTCAACCGGCTCGGCGCGGTGGTGCTGTTCCTGGCCGTCCTGAGTCTGGGGCCGTGGCGCGAAACCCTGGCCTTCGGCCAGATCAACATCCTGCTGCTGGGGCTGATGACGGCGGACCTGTTGGCCCGCAGCCCGCGCTGGCGGAATGGTCTGCCCGGCAGCGGTTTCCTGGTGGGCGTTGCCGCCGGGATCAAGCTGACACCCCTGGTCTTCGGCCTGTATTTCCTGGTGCGCAAGGACTGGCGCGGACTGCTGAACATGTGCGCCGGCTTCGCCTTCACCGTGCTGCTGGGCTGGCTGCTCCGCCCGGCCGAATCCCTCAGCTTCTGGCTGGAGATCCTTCCCGACACGTCCCGGATCGGCGGCGCAGGCTACGTGGACAACCTCTCCATCAAGGGTGCGCTGCTCCACTTCGGGGTTCCGGCGAACGCAGTGAACGTGCCGTGGCTGCTCCTGAGCCTGCTCGTGGTGGGTCTGGGCGCCGCACTCATCAGGACCGCCAGCAGCCAGGGCGCCAGGGTGGTGGCCATTTCCGCCACGGCTCTCACCATGCTCCTGATCAGCCCCGTCTCGTGGTCGCACCACTGGGTCTGGATGGCCGCGGTGCTTCCGGCGTTCGCCTGGACCCTGCGCCAAACTCCCCAGCGGTACCGGCTGCAGCGCGGGGTGATGGGCGCCGTCCTGGGCGTGTCCACCATTGTGTTCCTGTTCTCGCCGAAAACCATCGGCACGGCCCTCGGCGCCGAAAACCTTGACCTCCAGACGCCGGTCCTGTGGATCATGGCATCCAGCACCGGAGTTTTCTGCGCGCTGGCCATCATGGCGTGCTGGCTCGTGGTCCTTCGGCGAGACGCCGTGGCGGAGCTGCCGGAATGA
- a CDS encoding MFS transporter produces MSNSVDPGVFVQISRPEGPLEDNICTKTPEEGLKNSEEGPKKRRRLHPAWTVAAVAFLALVGAAGFRAAPGVLMVPLQQEFGWSTTVLSAAVSINLVLFGLTAPFAAALMERFGIRAVTAVALGLIGAGSALTVLVNQSWQILLTWGLLIGLGTGSMALVFAATIANTWFARSRGLVIGILTAGSAAGQLVFLPFIAMLAQDPGWRQASLLIAAGALAVVPLVLKFLKNSPADVGALPYGAEEPSGAPSVATAAPESAEPRRNAAVRALLVLRSASRNRTFWALAAGFAICGATTNGLIGTHFIPSAHDHGMPETTAAGLLAVVGIFDILGTIASGWLTDRFNPRILLAVYYQFRGIGLLVLPLLLGSSVQPSMIVFVVIYGLDWVATVPPTAAICRQVFGADGSVVFGWVFAAHQLGAAAAALAAGAIRDATGHYNYAWFGAAAMCTIAAVISATIRKDAGRRKPAAVATASVD; encoded by the coding sequence ATGAGCAACTCTGTGGACCCCGGAGTTTTTGTACAGATATCGCGACCTGAAGGCCCATTAGAGGACAATATCTGTACAAAAACTCCAGAGGAGGGGTTGAAGAATTCAGAGGAGGGGCCGAAGAAACGGCGCCGCCTGCATCCGGCGTGGACCGTGGCTGCAGTGGCGTTCCTGGCGCTCGTCGGGGCCGCCGGCTTCCGTGCCGCGCCCGGCGTTCTCATGGTGCCGCTGCAGCAGGAGTTCGGCTGGTCCACCACCGTGCTATCGGCCGCGGTCAGCATCAACCTGGTGCTGTTCGGACTCACGGCCCCCTTCGCCGCGGCCCTCATGGAACGGTTCGGCATCCGCGCCGTTACCGCCGTCGCCCTCGGACTGATTGGCGCTGGCAGCGCCCTGACCGTGCTGGTCAACCAGTCCTGGCAGATCCTCCTCACCTGGGGCCTGCTGATCGGCCTGGGCACCGGATCCATGGCGCTGGTGTTCGCGGCGACCATCGCCAACACCTGGTTCGCCAGGAGCCGGGGCCTGGTGATCGGCATCCTGACCGCCGGCAGCGCCGCCGGGCAGCTGGTCTTCCTGCCGTTCATCGCGATGCTCGCCCAGGACCCGGGCTGGCGCCAGGCCTCGCTGCTCATCGCCGCCGGTGCCCTGGCCGTGGTTCCGCTGGTGCTGAAGTTCCTGAAAAACTCACCGGCCGACGTCGGGGCGTTGCCTTATGGTGCCGAGGAACCGTCGGGCGCCCCTTCAGTTGCGACTGCTGCCCCGGAGTCTGCGGAACCCCGCCGCAACGCAGCCGTCCGGGCACTGCTGGTGCTGCGGAGCGCCAGCAGGAACCGCACGTTCTGGGCGCTCGCTGCCGGGTTCGCCATCTGTGGCGCCACGACGAACGGGCTGATCGGCACGCACTTCATCCCGTCCGCGCATGACCACGGCATGCCGGAGACGACGGCGGCCGGCCTGCTCGCCGTCGTCGGGATCTTCGACATCCTGGGCACTATCGCCTCCGGCTGGCTGACCGACCGGTTCAACCCGCGGATCCTGCTGGCCGTGTACTACCAGTTCCGCGGGATTGGACTCCTGGTGCTCCCGCTGCTGCTGGGCTCCTCGGTCCAGCCCAGCATGATCGTGTTCGTTGTGATCTACGGCCTGGACTGGGTGGCCACGGTTCCGCCGACTGCCGCGATCTGCCGCCAGGTGTTCGGTGCGGACGGCAGCGTGGTGTTCGGCTGGGTGTTCGCGGCGCACCAGCTGGGTGCCGCCGCGGCCGCCCTGGCCGCCGGAGCCATCCGGGACGCCACCGGCCACTACAACTACGCGTGGTTCGGTGCCGCCGCGATGTGCACCATCGCCGCAGTCATCAGCGCCACCATCCGCAAAGACGCCGGGCGACGGAAGCCCGCAGCGGTGGCCACGGCTTCAGTAGACTAA
- a CDS encoding winged helix-turn-helix transcriptional regulator — translation MALRSDWSQRNCSMARGLDIFGDPWGMLVLREVFFGNGRFDAMKTRLQVADSVLTRRLASLVESGLLAKQPYDDGGRTRQEYVLTTKGEDALPVLNAVVIWSEKHLQAPSEQAHMYVVHATCGQRTGSADTCTECGQRLTAENTSWHSLTRSEEPLPLATAPQPTDTPTNRTQGRGEEGTAA, via the coding sequence ATGGCTCTCCGCTCCGACTGGTCCCAGCGCAACTGCAGCATGGCCCGCGGCCTGGACATTTTCGGCGACCCCTGGGGCATGCTGGTCCTCCGCGAGGTCTTCTTCGGCAACGGCCGCTTCGACGCGATGAAAACGCGCCTCCAGGTGGCTGACTCGGTCCTCACCCGGCGGCTCGCCTCCCTCGTGGAGTCCGGTCTGCTGGCAAAACAGCCCTACGACGACGGCGGTCGCACCCGCCAGGAATACGTCCTCACCACTAAAGGCGAGGACGCCCTGCCGGTGCTCAACGCCGTCGTCATCTGGTCCGAAAAGCATCTGCAGGCACCGTCGGAGCAGGCCCACATGTACGTGGTCCACGCAACCTGCGGGCAGCGCACGGGCTCTGCTGACACCTGCACCGAATGCGGGCAACGGCTCACCGCGGAAAACACCAGCTGGCACAGCCTGACCCGAAGCGAAGAACCGCTCCCGCTGGCGACGGCGCCCCAGCCAACAGACACACCGACCAACCGCACACAAGGCCGCGGAGAAGAAGGAACAGCCGCATGA
- a CDS encoding glycosyltransferase 87 family protein, translating into MTTAAGALAVAASLAVLYSHYAPMMNDFEVYYYGGTKVLQTGESGVSELYAVRDGLPFTYPPFAALLFAGLATLSLGQSSVLFIGAALSGAAVVSAWLARHYFGITRWRDAFADWRFRTVALAGTGAIVLLGPWRDTFVFGQVNIILMGLILADFALHGKSRAGEIRWPAGLLIGIAAGIKLTPLVFGLYFLMRRDFKALGWMAAGFFGSIAVAWAALPNASVTFWTKVLPDTGRIGDPGYVDNLSVKGLLLHLGLPDSGVTSLLWLVLSLALVVVASLVIKWTVAADENFVAVSATAVLMLLISPISWSHHWVWMAVALPSMAFAMHRVPSRQGRMRVAGWILVAAAGAAFYLTPKDLAMMAGAELWGVNPQAQWPLMVSSLGVLCGVALLLYWAAAYRPSRKGIGRQP; encoded by the coding sequence TTGACGACGGCGGCGGGTGCGCTCGCCGTCGCCGCCTCCCTCGCGGTGCTGTACTCCCACTACGCCCCGATGATGAACGACTTCGAGGTCTACTACTACGGCGGAACCAAGGTGCTGCAGACCGGTGAAAGCGGCGTCAGCGAACTTTACGCGGTCCGGGACGGCCTGCCCTTCACGTATCCGCCGTTCGCCGCGCTGCTGTTCGCCGGCCTCGCCACCCTGAGCCTCGGCCAGAGCAGCGTGCTCTTCATTGGCGCTGCGCTGTCTGGAGCCGCGGTGGTATCCGCCTGGCTCGCCCGGCACTACTTCGGCATAACCCGCTGGCGGGACGCCTTTGCGGACTGGCGGTTCCGCACCGTGGCCCTGGCCGGAACCGGAGCCATCGTGCTGCTGGGGCCGTGGCGGGACACCTTCGTGTTCGGGCAGGTCAACATCATCCTGATGGGCCTGATCCTCGCCGACTTCGCGCTGCACGGGAAATCCCGCGCGGGTGAGATCCGCTGGCCGGCCGGGCTGCTGATCGGGATCGCGGCAGGGATCAAGCTCACGCCCCTGGTGTTCGGGCTGTACTTCCTGATGCGCCGCGACTTCAAGGCGCTGGGATGGATGGCCGCCGGATTCTTCGGATCCATCGCCGTGGCCTGGGCCGCGCTGCCCAACGCCTCTGTCACGTTCTGGACCAAAGTCCTTCCCGACACCGGCCGCATCGGCGATCCCGGCTACGTGGACAACCTTTCCGTCAAGGGGCTGCTGCTGCACCTCGGACTGCCGGACTCAGGGGTTACCAGCCTGCTGTGGCTGGTGCTCTCCCTCGCGCTCGTGGTGGTGGCCTCGCTGGTGATCAAATGGACCGTTGCCGCTGACGAAAACTTCGTGGCCGTGTCTGCGACGGCGGTTCTCATGCTTCTCATTAGCCCGATCTCGTGGTCGCACCACTGGGTATGGATGGCTGTGGCGCTGCCTTCCATGGCGTTTGCGATGCACCGCGTCCCCTCCAGGCAAGGCCGGATGCGGGTGGCCGGCTGGATCCTCGTGGCAGCGGCCGGAGCGGCGTTTTACCTCACTCCGAAGGACCTCGCCATGATGGCCGGCGCAGAACTGTGGGGCGTAAACCCGCAGGCGCAATGGCCGCTCATGGTCTCCAGCCTGGGCGTGCTGTGCGGCGTGGCGCTTTTGTTGTACTGGGCCGCCGCATACCGGCCCTCGCGGAAAGGGATCGGCCGGCAACCCTAG
- a CDS encoding cystathionine gamma-synthase — translation MSVSENQGFNTRAVHAGQAFEPRTGAVVPPLHFSSTYAQDGIGNLRDGYEYGRGGNPTRDALQEQLAALEGGTHAYSFSSGLAAEDSLIRALSRPGDHIVLGNDAYGGTYRLISRVLGDWGIGNTPVDMADLGAVAAAVAANKTRFVWVETPSNPLMKITDIEALAKLAHDAGALLIVDNTFASPYLQTPLDLGADVVVHSTTKYIGGHSDVVGGAIVVKDAELAEKIGFVQFAVGAVSGPMDAFLTTRGLKTLGVRMDRHSDNAQAVAEWLLERPEVEAVLYPGLPSHPGHDLAKKQMKKFGGMISVQFKGGEAAARKVAESTSVFTLAESLGGIESLMNYPSEMTHASVKGTELAVPVNLIRLSCGIEDVEDLIADLEQAFTFIQ, via the coding sequence ATGTCTGTCTCTGAGAACCAAGGATTCAACACCCGCGCCGTGCACGCCGGCCAAGCCTTCGAGCCGCGCACCGGCGCCGTCGTTCCGCCCCTGCACTTCAGCTCGACATATGCCCAGGACGGCATCGGAAATCTGCGGGACGGCTACGAATACGGCCGCGGCGGCAACCCCACCCGCGACGCCCTGCAGGAGCAGCTCGCGGCGCTCGAGGGCGGCACCCACGCCTATTCCTTCAGCTCCGGCCTGGCCGCCGAGGACTCGCTCATCCGTGCCCTGAGCCGTCCGGGCGACCACATCGTGCTGGGCAATGACGCCTACGGCGGCACGTACCGCCTGATCAGCCGCGTCCTCGGCGACTGGGGAATCGGCAACACCCCCGTGGACATGGCGGATCTCGGCGCCGTGGCGGCCGCCGTCGCCGCCAACAAGACGCGCTTCGTGTGGGTGGAAACCCCCTCCAATCCGCTGATGAAGATCACCGACATCGAGGCGCTCGCCAAGCTGGCGCACGACGCCGGCGCCCTCCTGATCGTCGACAACACCTTCGCATCGCCCTACCTGCAGACCCCGCTCGACCTCGGTGCCGACGTGGTGGTTCACTCCACCACCAAGTACATCGGCGGCCACTCCGACGTGGTGGGCGGCGCGATCGTGGTCAAGGACGCTGAGCTGGCCGAGAAGATCGGCTTCGTACAGTTCGCCGTGGGCGCAGTCTCCGGCCCGATGGACGCGTTCCTCACCACGCGCGGGCTCAAGACCTTGGGCGTGCGCATGGACCGGCACAGCGACAACGCCCAGGCCGTGGCCGAATGGCTCCTGGAGCGCCCGGAGGTGGAGGCGGTGCTGTACCCCGGCCTGCCCTCGCACCCCGGTCATGACCTCGCCAAGAAGCAGATGAAGAAGTTCGGCGGCATGATCTCCGTCCAGTTCAAGGGCGGCGAAGCAGCCGCGCGGAAGGTGGCTGAATCCACGTCGGTCTTCACCCTGGCCGAGTCGCTTGGCGGCATTGAGTCGCTCATGAACTACCCGTCTGAGATGACCCACGCCTCCGTGAAGGGCACGGAACTTGCCGTCCCCGTCAACCTCATCCGGCTTTCCTGCGGCATCGAGGACGTCGAGGACCTCATCGCGGACCTCGAGCAAGCCTTCACGTTCATCCAGTGA
- a CDS encoding cystathionine beta-synthase, whose amino-acid sequence MKYAQSVLDLIGNTPLIKLNHVTEGIKATVLVKLEYVNPGGSIKDRIAAKMVEEAERDGKLKPGGTIIEPTSGNTGVGLALVAQQKGYKCIFVVPDKVGEDKRAVLQAYGAEVVVTPTAVEPDSPQSYYGVSDRLVTEIPGAYKPDQFSNPAAPLSHYETTGPEIWRDTDGKVTHCIIGAGTGGTITGTGRYLKEVSADRPESDGGRVRIIGADPEGSVYSGGTGRPYFVEGVGEDMWPGNYDKSVPDEVLAVSDADSFEMTRRLAREEGLLVGGSSGMAVVAALRTARDLPEDAVVVVILPDSGRGYLAKIFNDQWMRSYGFLSGGEEASVGEVIKFKTGELPDLVHIHPNETVRDVINIMNEFGVSHIPVLSAEPPVVMGEVLGAVDERTLTAKLFRGEAKLTDKIAEHMGEKLPVIGSLETISAARELLSDVDTVMVTFVGAPIGILTRHDLLAYLSN is encoded by the coding sequence ATGAAGTACGCCCAGTCTGTCCTGGACCTCATCGGCAACACCCCGCTCATCAAGCTCAACCACGTCACCGAGGGCATCAAGGCCACCGTCCTCGTGAAGCTGGAATACGTGAACCCCGGCGGCTCCATCAAGGACCGCATCGCGGCGAAGATGGTCGAGGAAGCCGAGCGTGACGGCAAGCTCAAGCCAGGCGGCACCATCATCGAGCCCACCTCCGGGAACACCGGCGTCGGCCTGGCTCTGGTGGCGCAGCAAAAGGGCTACAAGTGCATCTTCGTGGTTCCGGACAAGGTGGGCGAGGACAAGCGCGCGGTCCTTCAGGCCTACGGCGCCGAAGTGGTGGTGACGCCCACCGCCGTCGAGCCTGACAGCCCGCAGAGCTACTACGGCGTGTCCGACCGCCTGGTCACCGAGATCCCCGGAGCGTACAAGCCGGACCAGTTCTCCAACCCCGCGGCGCCGCTGAGCCACTACGAGACCACTGGCCCCGAGATCTGGCGGGACACCGACGGCAAGGTGACGCACTGCATCATCGGCGCCGGCACCGGCGGAACCATCACCGGCACCGGCCGCTACCTCAAGGAGGTGTCGGCGGACCGTCCGGAGTCCGACGGCGGCCGGGTCAGGATCATCGGGGCCGATCCCGAAGGTTCTGTCTACTCGGGCGGCACCGGTCGCCCGTACTTCGTCGAGGGCGTGGGCGAGGACATGTGGCCCGGCAACTACGACAAGTCGGTCCCGGACGAGGTCCTAGCGGTCAGCGACGCCGACTCCTTCGAGATGACCCGGCGCCTTGCCCGCGAGGAGGGCCTGCTGGTGGGCGGCTCCTCCGGCATGGCCGTCGTGGCCGCCCTGCGCACCGCCCGGGACCTCCCCGAGGACGCGGTGGTGGTGGTGATCCTGCCCGACTCCGGCCGCGGCTACCTCGCCAAGATCTTCAACGACCAGTGGATGCGCTCCTACGGCTTCCTATCCGGCGGCGAGGAGGCATCCGTTGGCGAGGTCATCAAATTCAAGACGGGCGAACTGCCGGACCTGGTGCACATCCACCCCAACGAAACCGTCCGCGACGTCATCAACATCATGAACGAGTTCGGCGTCAGCCACATCCCGGTCCTCTCAGCGGAGCCGCCCGTGGTGATGGGCGAAGTCCTCGGGGCCGTGGATGAACGTACCCTGACCGCCAAGCTGTTCCGCGGCGAGGCCAAGCTGACGGACAAGATCGCCGAGCACATGGGGGAGAAGCTGCCGGTGATCGGCTCGCTCGAAACCATCTCCGCCGCCCGCGAACTGCTCTCCGACGTCGACACCGTGATGGTGACATTCGTCGGCGCGCCCATAGGCATCCTGACCCGCCACGACCTCCTCGCCTACCTCAGCAACTGA
- a CDS encoding VOC family protein, whose translation MPAGQAGYGTRGRVPLISAVERNRAVDWTLEVVVLPVSDIGRAVEFYRDKVGFHLDHDTQNEHMHVVQLTPPGSGCSIVIGDLPSQNEMAPGSMRGLQLVVADARAARDELLSRGVEASEITVFDERDGGTFFGFSDPDGNTWAVQELRIRAQQPLIPVEARGRFGEE comes from the coding sequence GTGCCGGCAGGGCAAGCTGGCTACGGCACCCGCGGCCGGGTGCCACTCATCAGTGCCGTCGAAAGGAACCGTGCCGTGGACTGGACCCTCGAAGTGGTTGTGCTGCCCGTGAGCGATATCGGCCGGGCCGTGGAGTTCTACCGGGACAAGGTCGGCTTCCACCTGGACCACGACACGCAGAATGAGCACATGCACGTGGTCCAGCTGACGCCTCCCGGTTCGGGGTGCTCGATCGTGATCGGCGACCTGCCGTCGCAGAACGAGATGGCGCCGGGCTCCATGCGGGGCCTGCAGCTGGTGGTCGCGGATGCCCGGGCGGCGCGCGACGAACTGCTCAGCCGCGGCGTGGAGGCGAGCGAAATCACCGTCTTCGATGAGCGCGACGGCGGAACGTTCTTCGGGTTCAGCGACCCGGACGGGAACACCTGGGCGGTGCAGGAGCTCCGGATCCGCGCCCAGCAGCCGCTGATCCCGGTGGAGGCCCGCGGCCGCTTCGGCGAGGAGTAG
- a CDS encoding VOC family protein, with translation MGGVVHFEIPADDQDRARNFYNQALGWRIDPMPEMDYNVVITTPMDEKTGRPTEPGAINGGMMAREGELTTPVITVDVEDIDATLRTVEQLGGSVVKPKETIPGMGHYAYFKDTEGNILGLWENLPADAGGASG, from the coding sequence ATGGGTGGCGTGGTGCATTTCGAAATCCCCGCGGACGACCAGGACCGGGCGAGAAACTTCTACAATCAGGCCCTCGGCTGGCGGATCGACCCCATGCCGGAGATGGACTACAACGTGGTGATCACCACGCCGATGGACGAGAAGACCGGCAGGCCCACCGAGCCGGGCGCCATCAACGGCGGCATGATGGCCCGGGAGGGGGAACTGACCACACCGGTCATCACCGTGGACGTTGAGGATATTGACGCGACGCTGCGCACGGTTGAGCAGCTGGGCGGTTCCGTGGTGAAGCCCAAGGAGACCATCCCGGGGATGGGCCATTACGCCTACTTCAAGGACACCGAGGGCAACATCCTAGGGCTCTGGGAGAACCTCCCGGCCGATGCCGGCGGTGCTTCCGGCTGA
- a CDS encoding DNA-3-methyladenine glycosylase family protein, which yields MTIADVPARLAAAADASLRWHPGAPYDLHRTLGILMRGNGDPSFASRPDGLWMAFTTPDGPVTLRLTVAGTGPEPYIDAQTWGPGSGAALAGVPRLLGAGDDWTAFDEPSFTATLPHMVRDARRRNPDVRLPSTGRMVDSLVPTILEQKVTVIEARRGFRYLMYRHGTPAPGAGTVAPVGLLVRPTAEGWLRIPSWEWHKAGVGPQRSATVMRALRSAVALERLASLPAAEAAARMQTIPGIGVWTAAEVVQRTHGCPDSIAVGDYHLAAYVGAALTGQRTDDAGMLALLEPWTGHRQRVVRMLGLSGFRKPTFGPRMTIQDHRSH from the coding sequence ATGACCATTGCTGACGTTCCCGCCCGGCTGGCAGCCGCGGCGGATGCGTCCCTCAGGTGGCATCCGGGTGCCCCGTATGACTTACACCGCACCTTGGGCATCCTGATGCGCGGTAACGGTGATCCCTCCTTCGCCTCGCGGCCGGACGGGCTGTGGATGGCGTTCACGACGCCGGATGGTCCGGTGACGCTGCGGCTCACCGTGGCTGGCACGGGCCCGGAGCCGTACATCGATGCCCAAACCTGGGGTCCCGGTTCCGGCGCTGCCCTCGCCGGCGTTCCCCGGCTCCTCGGCGCCGGTGACGACTGGACTGCTTTCGACGAGCCTTCATTCACCGCGACACTCCCCCACATGGTGCGTGATGCCCGACGCCGGAATCCCGACGTCCGCCTCCCGTCTACCGGGCGGATGGTTGACTCGCTCGTGCCCACCATTCTGGAGCAGAAGGTCACGGTAATTGAGGCGCGGCGGGGTTTCCGCTACCTCATGTACCGGCACGGCACGCCCGCGCCCGGCGCCGGTACCGTTGCGCCGGTCGGGTTGCTGGTGCGGCCCACCGCCGAGGGATGGCTCCGCATTCCGTCCTGGGAGTGGCACAAGGCGGGAGTCGGCCCGCAGCGGTCGGCGACCGTCATGCGCGCCCTGCGATCCGCCGTCGCCCTTGAACGTCTGGCGTCCCTCCCGGCGGCGGAGGCAGCCGCCAGGATGCAGACCATCCCGGGAATCGGCGTGTGGACAGCAGCCGAGGTGGTGCAGCGGACGCACGGCTGCCCAGACTCCATCGCGGTGGGCGATTACCACCTCGCCGCGTATGTCGGCGCGGCGCTGACCGGACAGCGGACTGACGACGCCGGCATGCTGGCCCTGCTGGAACCGTGGACGGGACACCGGCAGCGGGTGGTCCGCATGCTCGGCCTGAGTGGCTTCCGGAAACCCACCTTCGGCCCGCGGATGACCATCCAGGACCACCGCAGCCACTGA
- a CDS encoding AMP-binding protein translates to MRAYTAGDADVPLLEETIGENFERVVGQFPLHDALIEAAAVPGADARRWSYTKLNDDVDRLARALLALGVAKGERIGIWSPNCAEWTILQYATAKIGAVLVNVNPSYRSHELEFVVKQNGMRMLVTAPSDRTSDYVGMARHALTGCPDLRELVFLPDFELEGLDAGVPLGEQELTYAELLKRADAVGHSVLLARMAGLNPHDPINLQYTSGTTGFPKGATLTHHNILNNGYSIGELLNYTEHDRVVIPVPFYHCFGMVIGNLNALSHGAATIIPGRGFTPAAALEAVQDFGGTSLYGVPTMFIAELALPDFASYDLSALRTGVMAGSLCPIEVMNRVMSEMNMLDVAICYGMTETSPVSTMTRDGDTLKQRTETVGRTMPRLESKIVDALGEVVERGEIGELCTRGYAVMQGYWNQPDKTAEAIDGDGWMHTGDLARMDDDGYVVIEGRKKDMVIRGGENIYPREIEEFLYTHPSIQDVQVIGVPDARYGEELMACIILKPGAAPLDAAAVAEFCRGKLAHYKVPRYVDVRDSFPMTVSGKVRKVEMREEAVARLGL, encoded by the coding sequence ATGCGCGCTTACACCGCCGGGGACGCGGACGTCCCCCTGCTCGAGGAAACCATCGGCGAGAACTTTGAGCGCGTGGTGGGGCAGTTCCCCCTGCACGACGCGCTGATCGAGGCCGCTGCGGTGCCCGGGGCGGACGCCCGCCGCTGGAGTTACACCAAACTGAACGACGACGTCGACCGGCTGGCCCGTGCGCTCCTCGCCCTTGGCGTCGCCAAGGGGGAGCGGATCGGCATCTGGAGCCCGAACTGCGCGGAATGGACCATCCTGCAGTACGCGACGGCGAAGATCGGGGCGGTCCTGGTCAACGTGAATCCTTCCTACCGCAGCCACGAGCTGGAGTTCGTGGTGAAGCAGAACGGCATGCGGATGCTGGTCACGGCGCCGTCGGACCGGACCAGCGACTACGTGGGGATGGCGCGCCACGCGCTCACGGGATGCCCGGACCTCCGGGAGCTCGTGTTCCTGCCGGACTTCGAATTAGAAGGGCTCGACGCCGGTGTCCCCCTGGGTGAGCAGGAGCTCACGTACGCCGAGCTGCTCAAGCGGGCGGACGCCGTCGGGCATTCGGTGCTGTTGGCCCGCATGGCGGGCCTCAATCCGCACGATCCCATCAACCTGCAGTACACGTCCGGAACCACGGGCTTCCCCAAGGGCGCCACGCTGACGCACCACAACATCCTCAACAACGGGTATTCCATCGGCGAGCTGCTCAACTACACCGAGCACGACCGGGTGGTGATTCCGGTGCCGTTCTACCACTGCTTCGGGATGGTGATCGGCAACCTGAACGCGCTGAGCCACGGCGCCGCGACGATCATCCCGGGACGCGGGTTCACGCCGGCCGCCGCGTTGGAGGCCGTGCAGGATTTCGGCGGCACGTCCCTGTACGGGGTTCCCACCATGTTCATCGCCGAACTCGCGCTGCCCGACTTCGCCTCGTACGACCTCTCCGCGCTCCGCACCGGGGTGATGGCCGGCTCGCTGTGCCCCATCGAGGTGATGAACCGCGTGATGTCCGAGATGAACATGTTGGACGTGGCCATCTGCTACGGCATGACCGAGACATCGCCGGTGTCCACTATGACCCGCGACGGTGACACGCTCAAGCAGCGGACGGAAACCGTGGGGCGGACCATGCCGCGGCTTGAAAGCAAGATCGTGGACGCGCTCGGAGAGGTGGTGGAGCGCGGCGAAATCGGCGAACTGTGCACCCGCGGTTACGCCGTCATGCAGGGGTACTGGAACCAGCCCGACAAGACAGCGGAGGCCATCGACGGTGACGGCTGGATGCACACCGGCGACTTGGCACGCATGGACGACGACGGGTACGTGGTGATCGAGGGCCGGAAGAAGGACATGGTGATCCGCGGCGGCGAGAACATCTACCCGCGCGAGATCGAGGAGTTTCTCTACACCCATCCGTCCATCCAGGACGTACAGGTGATCGGGGTGCCGGATGCCAGGTACGGCGAGGAGCTCATGGCCTGCATCATCCTCAAGCCCGGGGCGGCACCATTGGACGCGGCGGCGGTGGCCGAGTTCTGCCGCGGGAAGCTGGCGCACTACAAGGTGCCCCGCTACGTCGATGTGCGCGACAGCTTCCCCATGACGGTGTCCGGGAAGGTCCGCAAGGTGGAGATGCGCGAGGAAGCCGTCGCCCGGCTTGGCCTCTGA